The following are encoded in a window of Flavobacterium psychrotrophum genomic DNA:
- the apaG gene encoding Co2+/Mg2+ efflux protein ApaG, with product MVSQITRGIKISVSTSFEGTYFKNYRIQFAFSYEITIENQSKDSVQLNSRHWEIYDSLNDLEIVDGEGVIGKKPVLKPGEKHTYSSGCLLSSPFGAMRGHFSMVNFTTTRAFKVIVPTFRLSAPFALN from the coding sequence ATGGTATCACAAATAACAAGAGGCATAAAAATATCTGTATCTACCAGTTTTGAAGGCACGTACTTTAAAAACTACAGGATACAATTTGCTTTTAGCTATGAGATTACCATAGAGAACCAAAGCAAAGATTCGGTACAGTTAAATTCCCGCCACTGGGAAATTTACGACTCCCTTAACGACCTTGAAATTGTAGATGGCGAAGGTGTAATAGGTAAAAAACCTGTGCTTAAGCCCGGCGAAAAACACACCTATAGTTCAGGCTGCCTGTTATCATCTCCCTTTGGGGCCATGAGAGGTCATTTTAGCATGGTAAACTTTACCACAACACGTGCGTTTAAGGTTATAGTACCTACCTTTAGGCTGAGTGCTCCTTTTGCACTCAATTAA
- a CDS encoding GxxExxY protein yields the protein MDVNTLSNRVIGLALEVHTQLGPGLLESAYCECLAYELYNHGYKVEVQKPLPIVYKEIKLEHGYRLDLLVEDRLVLELKTVECFTDVHFAQILTYLRLGNYPLGLLINFHTKSLKDGIKRFINQKATNI from the coding sequence ATGGATGTTAATACTTTATCGAATAGAGTAATTGGACTTGCTTTAGAAGTGCACACTCAATTAGGCCCCGGCTTACTTGAATCTGCATATTGTGAATGTCTGGCATACGAGCTATATAACCATGGATACAAAGTAGAGGTTCAAAAACCACTACCGATTGTTTATAAAGAAATAAAACTTGAACATGGCTACAGACTTGACCTACTCGTAGAAGACAGACTCGTTTTAGAACTCAAGACAGTAGAATGTTTTACTGATGTACATTTTGCACAGATACTAACTTATTTAAGACTGGGGAATTATCCTCTTGGTCTACTAATAAATTTTCATACAAAAAGCCTTAAAGACGGCATCAAACGGTTTATCAATCAAAAAGCAACAAATATCTAA
- the pruA gene encoding L-glutamate gamma-semialdehyde dehydrogenase — protein sequence MPKGIYNVPVAVNEPVKSYAPGSKEREQVLTAFKELYSTSVDVPLYIGAEEIRTGKTKTINPPFDHKKTVGIYHEAEKQQIEQAIATALEARKKWAALGWEHRAGIFLKAAELLAGPFRAKINAATMIAQAKTVHQAEIDAACEFIDFLRFNVQFMQQIYGEQPISSEGIWNRLEYRPLEGFVYAITPFNFTAISGNLPAAPALMGNVVVWKPSASQVYSAQVIMEVFKLAGLPAGVINMVHGDPVMITDTLVSSPDFAGIHYTGSTHVFNDLWSKIGQNVPKYKTYPRIVGETGGKDFVVAHPSSIPAEVATALSRGAFEYQGQKCSAASRAYIPQSIWPQVKELLVKDIASFKMGSPEDTTNFVSAVIHEGSFDKLAKYIDTAKASADAEIIAGGGYDKSVGWFIEPTVIVTTNPKYETLTTELFGPVLTIYVYEDAQWAETLKLVDETSPYALTGAIFSQDRYAVEEATKALENAAGNFYINDKPTGAVVGQQPFGGARASGTNDKAGSVLNLYRWVSPRTIKETFVPPVDYRYPFLG from the coding sequence ATGCCTAAAGGAATTTACAACGTGCCTGTGGCCGTAAATGAACCGGTAAAAAGCTACGCACCCGGCAGCAAAGAACGCGAACAGGTGCTTACTGCGTTTAAAGAATTGTACAGTACTTCTGTTGACGTGCCTTTATACATTGGTGCAGAAGAAATACGCACCGGTAAGACCAAAACCATCAACCCTCCTTTCGACCATAAAAAAACCGTGGGTATTTACCACGAAGCAGAAAAACAACAAATAGAGCAGGCGATAGCCACAGCACTTGAGGCCCGTAAAAAATGGGCAGCGCTGGGCTGGGAGCACCGCGCAGGGATATTCCTTAAAGCTGCCGAATTGCTTGCAGGGCCTTTCCGTGCCAAAATAAATGCAGCAACCATGATAGCCCAGGCAAAAACTGTGCACCAGGCAGAGATTGACGCAGCATGTGAGTTCATCGATTTCCTGAGGTTTAATGTGCAGTTTATGCAACAGATATATGGTGAGCAGCCTATATCTTCTGAAGGGATATGGAATCGCCTGGAGTACCGCCCGCTGGAAGGTTTTGTATATGCCATTACCCCTTTTAACTTTACAGCAATTTCCGGCAACCTGCCTGCCGCACCTGCCCTTATGGGCAACGTTGTGGTATGGAAACCAAGCGCAAGCCAGGTATACAGCGCACAGGTAATCATGGAAGTGTTTAAACTTGCGGGACTGCCTGCAGGTGTAATAAACATGGTACATGGCGACCCGGTAATGATTACTGACACCCTTGTATCAAGCCCTGACTTTGCCGGTATACACTACACAGGTTCTACGCACGTATTTAATGATCTTTGGTCTAAAATAGGGCAAAACGTACCTAAATATAAAACATATCCACGCATAGTGGGCGAAACCGGCGGTAAAGACTTTGTGGTTGCACACCCAAGCAGTATTCCTGCAGAGGTAGCTACAGCACTAAGCCGTGGCGCTTTTGAGTACCAGGGGCAAAAATGTTCAGCTGCATCTCGTGCTTATATCCCGCAAAGCATCTGGCCACAGGTTAAAGAACTTTTAGTTAAAGATATCGCATCGTTTAAAATGGGTTCGCCGGAAGATACTACCAACTTTGTTTCGGCAGTAATACATGAGGGCTCTTTTGACAAGCTTGCGAAATACATTGATACAGCTAAAGCATCTGCCGATGCCGAAATTATTGCCGGTGGTGGTTACGATAAATCTGTTGGCTGGTTTATAGAGCCTACCGTTATTGTAACAACAAACCCTAAATACGAAACCCTTACTACCGAGCTTTTCGGCCCGGTACTAACTATATATGTTTATGAAGATGCCCAGTGGGCAGAAACGCTTAAGCTTGTAGACGAAACATCACCATACGCCCTTACAGGCGCTATATTCAGCCAGGATCGCTATGCGGTAGAAGAAGCTACTAAAGCACTTGAAAACGCAGCGGGCAACTTCTACATTAACGACAAGCCTACCGGTGCCGTTGTAGGCCAGCAGCCATTTGGTGGCGCGCGTGCTTCGGGCACTAATGACAAGGCAGGATCTGTACTTAACCTTTACCGTTGGGTATCGCCGCGTACTATCAAAGAAACGTTTGTACCACCTGTAGATTATAGGTATCCTTTCTTAGGGTAA
- a CDS encoding M16 family metallopeptidase, with protein MKHFSLWMFLVAAPIYVTAQDLNSPIPFDPNVKTGKLKNGLTYYIRKNSKPENKVDLRLVVNAGSVLEDDDQQGLAHFMEHMNFNGTKRFPKNKLVDYLQSIGVKFGQHLNAYTSFDETVYFLPIPSDNPEKLEKGFQIIEDWAFNAVLTPEEVDKERGVVLEEYRLGLGASDRMEKRYMPKMLYKSHYADRMPIGKKNILENFKYDVLTRFYKDWYRPDLMAVIVVGDIDVAAMEKKIKDHFESYKNPKKERPRGSFDLPNHAETFVAIETDKEASSSDVQLMYKDKGLPKPNVTLGDFRHYLSEGLFSTMLNNRLEELTHTPTPPYTFGYSYHGRSWVRPKEAYQSYAMTQDSKQLDALKTLVEENLRVKKFGFTQSELDRAKTQFLAQIESQYNDRDKTESENFVYGYQQHFLTKEASPGIAWEYERLQKELPGISLTDVNGLIKEYIRDDSRVVILTGPEKDGLKKPTEQEVLAILNSTGDDLTAYNDAAVISGLLRNEVKPGSVVKKETNAKLGTTTLTLSNGAKVTYKKTDFKNDEILMEAVSHGGSNMYSNDDYKKTQWANGAVYEAGFSGAKINDINKFMTGKLANVNPYVYSISEGLRGSATPKDMEYMFQMAYAYFTDLNYDTDAYTAYKQKQSAFYDNLMSEPNYYFMQEFSAFLNKENPRFNGLVPTKESWDKTDYQLAFNKYKERFANAADFDFYFVGNIDDKKMEEYAAKYIASLPASDKREKIVDTGYRIPKGDFKKVVNKGTEPKSSVRIMYYGETPYSEKEASALSALGEILSIKLVEELRENESGVYGIGAYGSMSKVPYPAYNFNVSFPCGPENAEKLTASALREIQKIVDNGPTATDLSKFKEAELLEYKKNIRENNFWMDNFTQAYNNGANVENILAVEQKVNALTAKDIQEVAKKYLTKDKVIGMLMPEETK; from the coding sequence ATGAAACATTTTTCCTTATGGATGTTCCTGGTTGCCGCGCCTATTTATGTCACGGCTCAGGACCTGAACAGTCCCATCCCTTTCGATCCTAATGTTAAGACAGGTAAACTTAAAAACGGCCTTACGTATTACATTCGTAAGAACAGCAAGCCCGAAAACAAAGTCGACCTTCGCCTTGTGGTAAACGCCGGTTCGGTACTCGAAGATGACGACCAGCAGGGCCTTGCCCACTTTATGGAGCACATGAACTTTAATGGCACCAAACGTTTTCCTAAGAACAAGCTGGTAGATTACCTGCAAAGCATTGGGGTAAAATTTGGGCAACACCTTAACGCATATACCAGTTTTGACGAAACGGTATATTTCCTGCCTATCCCGTCTGATAATCCTGAAAAACTGGAGAAAGGTTTCCAGATTATTGAAGATTGGGCTTTTAATGCGGTGCTAACGCCGGAAGAGGTTGATAAAGAGCGTGGTGTAGTGCTTGAAGAATACCGCTTGGGGCTTGGCGCCAGCGACCGTATGGAAAAACGCTACATGCCTAAGATGCTGTACAAATCACACTATGCCGACAGGATGCCGATAGGTAAGAAGAATATCCTTGAAAACTTTAAGTACGATGTGCTTACCCGATTTTATAAAGACTGGTACAGGCCAGACCTTATGGCAGTTATTGTAGTAGGCGACATTGATGTAGCTGCTATGGAAAAAAAGATCAAAGATCATTTTGAATCGTACAAGAATCCTAAGAAAGAACGTCCGCGCGGTAGTTTTGACCTGCCTAACCACGCTGAGACTTTTGTAGCTATCGAAACAGATAAAGAAGCCTCATCATCAGACGTGCAATTGATGTATAAAGATAAAGGGCTGCCGAAACCAAACGTTACCCTGGGCGACTTTAGGCATTATCTTAGCGAAGGGCTTTTTAGTACCATGCTAAACAACAGGCTCGAAGAGCTTACACATACACCCACACCACCATACACCTTTGGCTATAGCTACCACGGCCGCAGCTGGGTGCGCCCTAAAGAGGCCTACCAGTCATATGCCATGACACAGGACAGTAAACAGCTTGATGCCCTTAAGACATTGGTTGAGGAAAACCTAAGGGTTAAAAAATTCGGGTTTACGCAAAGTGAGCTTGATCGTGCCAAAACCCAGTTTCTGGCGCAGATAGAAAGCCAATACAATGACCGCGACAAAACAGAGTCTGAAAATTTTGTATATGGCTATCAGCAACATTTCCTTACTAAAGAGGCTTCGCCGGGTATTGCATGGGAATATGAAAGGCTGCAAAAAGAATTACCGGGTATAAGCCTTACAGATGTAAATGGCCTTATAAAAGAGTATATAAGGGATGACAGCCGTGTGGTTATTCTTACAGGCCCTGAAAAAGACGGTCTTAAAAAGCCTACAGAGCAAGAGGTGCTTGCCATACTAAACAGTACCGGGGATGATCTTACTGCATATAACGATGCTGCGGTTATTAGTGGCCTGCTTCGCAACGAGGTAAAACCCGGCAGTGTGGTTAAAAAAGAAACCAATGCTAAGCTGGGTACTACTACGCTTACATTAAGTAATGGTGCTAAAGTAACCTATAAGAAAACTGATTTTAAGAACGACGAAATTCTTATGGAGGCTGTAAGTCATGGAGGCAGTAATATGTATAGTAATGACGACTACAAAAAAACGCAGTGGGCTAATGGAGCAGTATATGAAGCAGGCTTTAGCGGTGCCAAGATAAACGACATCAATAAATTCATGACCGGCAAACTGGCTAACGTAAATCCTTATGTATACAGTATTTCTGAAGGACTTAGGGGTAGCGCTACGCCAAAAGATATGGAGTATATGTTCCAGATGGCGTATGCTTATTTTACCGACCTTAATTATGATACGGATGCTTACACGGCTTACAAACAAAAGCAGTCTGCATTTTATGACAACCTGATGAGCGAGCCTAACTATTATTTTATGCAGGAGTTTTCGGCGTTTCTTAACAAAGAGAATCCACGCTTTAATGGTTTGGTGCCTACTAAAGAAAGCTGGGATAAAACAGATTACCAGCTTGCTTTTAATAAGTATAAAGAGCGTTTTGCTAATGCCGCCGACTTTGATTTCTACTTTGTAGGGAATATTGACGACAAGAAAATGGAGGAGTATGCAGCCAAATATATTGCATCACTTCCAGCATCTGACAAAAGAGAAAAGATTGTAGATACCGGCTACCGCATACCAAAAGGCGACTTTAAAAAAGTAGTGAATAAAGGTACAGAGCCTAAAAGCTCTGTACGTATTATGTACTATGGCGAAACACCGTATAGCGAGAAAGAGGCTTCTGCCCTTAGTGCTCTTGGCGAAATACTAAGTATTAAGCTTGTTGAGGAGCTTCGCGAAAACGAAAGTGGTGTGTACGGTATTGGTGCATACGGTTCTATGAGCAAAGTGCCTTATCCTGCATATAACTTTAATGTGTCTTTTCCGTGCGGGCCTGAAAATGCTGAAAAGCTAACGGCATCTGCATTGCGCGAAATTCAGAAGATCGTAGACAATGGCCCTACTGCAACCGACCTTTCTAAATTTAAGGAAGCGGAGCTATTGGAATATAAAAAGAACATCCGCGAAAATAACTTCTGGATGGATAACTTTACCCAGGCTTACAACAACGGTGCTAACGTAGAAAATATCCTGGCGGTAGAGCAAAAGGTAAATGCGCTTACTGCAAAAGACATACAGGAGGTAGCCAAAAAATATCTTACTAAAGATAAGGTTATCGGTATGCTGATGCCTGAAGAAACCAAGTAA
- the map gene encoding type I methionyl aminopeptidase, with protein sequence MIIPKTREEIELMRESALIVSKTLGMIATEIKPGVTTLHLDKLAEEFIRDHGALPGFKGLYGCPSTLLTSVNEQVVHGLPTHRPIEEGDIVSVDCGALKNEYYGDHAYTFEIGDVAPDTKKLLQITKESLYIGIREFKAGNRVEDVGSAIQRYTEAQGYGVVRELVGHGLGKKMHEEPNMPNYGKRGRGKMFVEGMVVAIEPMINMGTKNVRTLKDNWTIATRDGKPSAHFEHDVALVDGKPELLSTFAYIYKALGIVSDEEDEFRKVPLVV encoded by the coding sequence ATGATTATCCCTAAAACACGTGAGGAAATAGAACTTATGCGCGAAAGCGCCCTTATTGTTTCTAAAACCCTTGGCATGATTGCCACCGAAATAAAGCCGGGTGTTACTACCCTGCACCTTGATAAATTAGCTGAAGAATTTATTCGCGACCACGGCGCCCTTCCCGGGTTTAAAGGTCTTTACGGCTGCCCGAGTACGCTGCTTACCAGTGTAAACGAGCAGGTGGTACACGGCCTGCCTACACACCGCCCCATTGAAGAGGGCGATATTGTATCGGTAGACTGTGGTGCGCTTAAAAACGAATATTATGGCGACCATGCCTATACGTTTGAAATAGGCGACGTGGCACCTGACACCAAAAAACTTTTGCAGATTACTAAAGAGTCTCTTTATATAGGTATCCGCGAGTTTAAAGCCGGTAACCGTGTAGAAGATGTGGGCAGCGCCATTCAGCGCTATACCGAAGCACAGGGTTATGGCGTAGTGCGTGAGCTTGTAGGCCATGGCCTTGGCAAAAAAATGCACGAAGAGCCTAATATGCCTAACTACGGCAAACGCGGCCGCGGCAAGATGTTTGTTGAAGGTATGGTTGTAGCCATTGAACCCATGATTAACATGGGTACTAAAAATGTACGCACCCTTAAAGATAACTGGACCATTGCCACCCGCGATGGTAAGCCAAGTGCTCACTTTGAACATGATGTAGCCTTAGTAGACGGAAAGCCGGAACTACTGAGCACCTTTGCATATATTTACAAGGCATTGGGTATTGTGAGCGATGAGGAGGATGAGTTTAGGAAAGTGCCGTTAGTGGTTTAA
- a CDS encoding class I SAM-dependent methyltransferase gives MKKLFKFILNTIPRPLLIRLSYVARPVLAFALKGNTYTDPIDGRSFKNFLPYGYGHQRNNVLSPSTLSLERHRLLWLYLKNETNFFTAPKKVLHFAPEQAFYKLFRGMKNLDYTTTDLYSPLADVKADICNLPFKDNEYDLILCNHVLEHIPDDTKAMQELYRVLKPGGMAILQIPQDLNRATTFEDNTITDPKERARIFGQYDHVRVYGRDYFDKLRSIGFRVVEEDYTKKINAADVERYCLAKGEIIPVCFKD, from the coding sequence ATGAAGAAGCTATTTAAATTCATACTCAACACCATACCCCGCCCACTACTCATCCGTTTGAGTTATGTGGCGCGCCCAGTGCTGGCTTTTGCCCTTAAGGGCAACACGTATACTGACCCGATAGACGGGCGCAGTTTTAAGAACTTTTTGCCGTATGGCTACGGGCATCAGCGCAACAATGTGCTTTCGCCCAGTACGCTTTCGCTGGAAAGGCACAGGCTGCTATGGCTGTACCTTAAGAATGAAACCAACTTTTTTACGGCTCCTAAAAAGGTATTGCACTTTGCTCCTGAACAGGCTTTTTACAAGCTATTCCGTGGGATGAAAAACCTTGATTACACTACAACCGACCTTTACTCTCCCCTGGCAGATGTAAAGGCTGATATATGTAACCTGCCATTTAAAGACAATGAGTACGACCTGATATTGTGTAACCACGTATTAGAACACATACCAGACGATACTAAAGCCATGCAGGAACTGTACCGCGTACTAAAACCGGGCGGTATGGCTATACTGCAAATACCACAGGACCTGAACCGCGCCACTACTTTTGAAGACAACACGATAACCGATCCTAAAGAGCGCGCCCGCATTTTTGGACAGTACGACCACGTACGTGTTTATGGCCGTGATTATTTTGATAAGCTGCGCAGCATAGGCTTCCGCGTTGTGGAAGAAGATTATACCAAAAAGATAAACGCTGCCGATGTAGAACGCTATTGCTTAGCAAAAGGAGAGATTATTCCGGTTTGTTTTAAAGACTAA
- a CDS encoding DUF5103 domain-containing protein has translation MMQPLYRLVALALLLPLFTNAQVQQEVAPPYNIKTVSFIQNNENVFPYFRLGDTFTLAFDDLFGNEANYYYSLQHCNYDWTPSTQLSVNDYVQGFDNQRIQTYNNSFNTLQIYSRYTLSFPNQFTRILLSGNYILNILNDDREVVFSRRMIIYQEQVGVPVQVKRARDVENIQEKHNLDFSIKSESILFQSPLQNVKVALFQNGRFDNAIYNIKAQYTIGNDLIYKYNKETQFYAGNEYWYFENKDIRNAVNNVARVTAGEIYNSILYTNDARANKPYTYYPDVNGNFVTKNINNSVSDQTLESDYSWVFFKLSAPALFDKKPIYVGGMFNNYVKTDEYKLDYVEKTNTYEKAIMIKQGFTNYMYITTTKDGSVDGKNAVDGNFYQTEDQYDIFVYYRQNNERYDRVIGRGSANSQNIIN, from the coding sequence ATGATGCAGCCCCTTTACCGGCTCGTTGCCCTTGCCTTACTGCTTCCGCTTTTTACCAATGCACAAGTGCAGCAGGAAGTGGCTCCGCCTTATAATATTAAAACTGTTTCTTTTATTCAGAACAACGAAAATGTATTCCCCTACTTTAGGCTGGGCGATACCTTTACGCTGGCATTTGACGACCTGTTTGGTAACGAGGCCAACTATTACTACTCACTGCAACATTGTAATTATGACTGGACACCCAGCACCCAGCTTAGCGTGAACGACTATGTGCAGGGTTTTGATAACCAACGCATACAAACCTATAACAACTCATTCAACACGCTACAAATATACAGCCGCTATACGCTGAGTTTCCCTAATCAGTTTACCCGCATACTACTATCCGGAAACTACATTTTAAACATACTTAATGATGATCGCGAAGTGGTTTTTAGCCGTAGGATGATTATTTACCAGGAGCAGGTAGGTGTGCCGGTTCAGGTAAAACGCGCCCGCGATGTTGAGAACATACAGGAAAAACACAACCTTGATTTTTCTATTAAAAGCGAATCAATATTGTTCCAGAGTCCGTTGCAAAACGTAAAGGTGGCATTATTCCAGAACGGACGTTTTGACAATGCTATTTACAACATTAAAGCACAGTACACCATAGGCAACGACCTGATTTATAAATACAATAAGGAAACCCAGTTTTATGCGGGTAACGAATACTGGTATTTTGAAAATAAAGATATAAGAAATGCTGTAAACAATGTAGCCCGCGTTACCGCAGGAGAAATTTACAACTCTATACTGTATACCAATGATGCACGCGCTAACAAGCCTTACACTTACTACCCCGACGTTAATGGTAACTTTGTAACAAAGAACATTAACAACAGCGTAAGTGACCAGACTTTGGAATCTGACTACAGCTGGGTGTTTTTTAAACTGAGCGCACCGGCACTTTTTGATAAGAAACCAATATATGTGGGCGGTATGTTTAATAACTATGTAAAGACCGACGAGTATAAGCTGGATTATGTAGAGAAAACAAATACCTACGAAAAAGCTATAATGATAAAGCAGGGTTTTACAAACTATATGTACATCACTACAACCAAGGACGGATCTGTAGACGGGAAGAATGCCGTAGACGGTAACTTTTACCAGACAGAAGACCAGTATGATATTTTTGTGTACTACCGCCAAAACAATGAGCGCTACGACCGCGTTATAGGCCGTGGATCGGCAAATTCGCAAAATATTATAAACTAG
- a CDS encoding TolC family protein, which yields MAKLRILMSTLALIFTGLFAHAQDFDKEVLTFDEYLGYVKKYHPLVKQANMELSRAQALLLQARGAFDPKIEVDYDEKQFKGTEYYSVLNSSFKIPTWYGIEIKAAFDNSEGYYLNPQNTTPNSGLTSLGITVPLGQGLFINQRMADIRTAKLQQQISAADRRLKAIAVLYDASAAYFNWLKSYQEAEMYTNYLNYAETRYKGILKLIEQGDKPAIDSVESGITIKSRKLSVVDARLKLTKARLELSNYMWIDNVPVEPAEGLKPEAALSGTIDNSLQTNMLTETDSLLASHPKIQSLEGKLSILDVERKLKANMLLPKLNVGYHYLSEPSYIDNYRFEDYKIGVNFSLPIFLRKERGALKLAKIKIQDSRFQLDQERLQLKNKIDGQRAEINSVKEQREIITALVGDYSTMLKSEERLFSFGESSFFLINTRENNLISAKLQQISLENRYFFSKADLFKILANPD from the coding sequence ATGGCAAAACTAAGGATATTAATGAGCACACTTGCCCTGATTTTTACAGGGCTGTTTGCCCATGCCCAGGATTTTGACAAAGAGGTGCTCACTTTTGATGAATATCTGGGGTATGTAAAAAAATACCACCCGCTGGTAAAACAAGCCAATATGGAACTGAGCCGTGCACAGGCATTGCTCTTACAGGCACGTGGGGCTTTCGACCCTAAAATTGAGGTAGATTATGATGAGAAGCAGTTTAAGGGCACAGAATATTATTCTGTACTTAACAGCAGCTTTAAAATACCTACCTGGTATGGCATTGAAATAAAAGCAGCTTTTGATAATAGCGAAGGGTATTATCTTAACCCGCAAAACACTACACCAAATTCGGGTTTAACTTCATTGGGTATTACCGTGCCTTTAGGGCAGGGGCTTTTTATTAACCAGCGCATGGCCGACATACGCACTGCAAAACTACAACAGCAAATAAGCGCAGCAGACAGGAGGCTAAAAGCCATTGCTGTGCTGTATGATGCTTCGGCAGCTTACTTTAACTGGCTAAAGAGTTACCAGGAAGCAGAGATGTACACAAACTATCTTAATTATGCAGAAACGCGATATAAAGGGATATTGAAACTAATAGAGCAGGGCGACAAACCGGCAATAGACAGTGTAGAATCTGGTATTACCATAAAAAGCAGAAAGCTGAGCGTTGTAGATGCACGCCTTAAGCTAACCAAAGCCCGCCTGGAGTTGAGTAACTATATGTGGATAGACAATGTACCGGTAGAGCCTGCCGAGGGGCTAAAGCCTGAAGCTGCATTATCGGGTACGATAGATAATTCGCTGCAAACAAATATGCTTACAGAAACAGATAGCTTGCTGGCATCGCACCCAAAAATACAATCGCTTGAAGGTAAGCTTTCTATATTGGATGTAGAGCGAAAACTAAAGGCTAATATGTTATTACCTAAGCTAAATGTAGGCTACCACTACCTTAGCGAGCCGTCTTACATAGACAATTACCGGTTTGAAGATTACAAGATAGGTGTAAACTTCTCCCTTCCCATCTTCCTGAGAAAAGAGCGTGGTGCGTTAAAGCTTGCCAAGATTAAGATACAGGACAGCCGTTTTCAGCTGGACCAGGAACGCCTGCAACTAAAAAACAAAATAGACGGGCAGCGTGCTGAGATCAATTCGGTTAAGGAGCAACGGGAAATTATTACGGCCCTTGTGGGCGATTATTCAACCATGCTAAAGAGCGAAGAAAGGTTGTTTTCGTTTGGCGAAAGCTCATTCTTCCTTATCAACACCCGGGAGAATAATCTTATCAGCGCAAAGCTTCAGCAAATAAGCCTTGAGAACCGCTATTTCTTCAGCAAGGCCGACCTTTTCAAAATACTGGCAAACCCAGACTAA
- a CDS encoding HlyD family secretion protein, giving the protein MLNITEKNNIALDGKKFSTMRELDNRPHYKTLKKIIILFCIVMVLVLFLPWTQNIKGGGNVTTLKPDQRPQTIHSVIGGRIEKWYVKEGDFVNKGDTILFISEIKEDYLDPNLVENTGQQVNAKRMALESYDGKVGALETQIGSLQKEQGLKREQAENKIKQAVLKVKSDSMDLAAVRTQLRIAETQFNRAVNLNKEGLKPLTDVEEKRLKLQESEAKIITQENKLLAAKNDLLNAKVEINRLSAEYAEKISKANSDKYTALSSQYDTEAQVNKLQNQYVNYSIRNGLYYIKAPQSGYVNKAIQAGLGETIKEGTPIVSIMPSGYEIAVETYVEPVDLPLIHRGEKIRVWFDGWPTIVFSGWPGISYGTFGGRVVAIENFISPNGKYRILVAPDKDEQEWPKQLSIGAGAQTVALLNTVPVWYEIWRTLNGFPPNYYQPKGADGAKDKAKDKK; this is encoded by the coding sequence ATGCTAAACATAACAGAAAAAAATAACATAGCACTCGATGGCAAAAAGTTCAGCACCATGCGTGAGCTTGATAACAGGCCACATTATAAAACACTAAAAAAGATAATTATCCTTTTTTGTATTGTCATGGTTTTAGTATTGTTCCTGCCGTGGACACAAAACATTAAAGGCGGCGGTAATGTAACCACGCTTAAGCCAGACCAGCGTCCGCAAACCATACACAGTGTTATAGGTGGTCGTATAGAAAAATGGTATGTAAAAGAAGGCGACTTTGTAAACAAAGGCGATACCATCCTCTTTATATCTGAAATAAAAGAAGATTACCTTGACCCTAACCTTGTAGAAAATACCGGACAACAGGTAAATGCCAAGCGTATGGCTCTGGAATCTTACGATGGTAAGGTAGGCGCGCTCGAAACACAAATAGGCTCCCTTCAAAAAGAGCAGGGTTTAAAGCGGGAACAGGCCGAAAATAAAATAAAGCAGGCTGTTCTTAAAGTAAAAAGCGACAGTATGGATCTTGCTGCGGTGCGCACACAGCTTCGCATAGCAGAAACGCAGTTTAACCGTGCCGTAAACCTGAACAAAGAAGGCCTTAAGCCACTAACGGATGTAGAAGAGAAGCGCCTGAAACTACAGGAATCTGAAGCAAAAATAATTACTCAGGAAAACAAGCTCCTGGCTGCAAAAAACGACCTTTTAAATGCAAAGGTTGAGATAAACAGGCTTTCTGCAGAATATGCCGAAAAGATATCAAAGGCAAATAGTGATAAATATACCGCCCTTAGCAGCCAGTATGATACCGAAGCGCAGGTAAACAAACTGCAAAACCAGTATGTAAACTACAGCATAAGAAACGGATTGTATTACATAAAAGCTCCGCAAAGCGGCTACGTAAATAAAGCCATACAGGCAGGACTTGGTGAAACCATTAAAGAAGGCACACCCATTGTAAGCATTATGCCGTCCGGCTATGAGATTGCGGTAGAAACGTATGTGGAGCCGGTAGACCTGCCGCTTATACACCGTGGCGAAAAAATAAGGGTATGGTTTGACGGATGGCCTACCATAGTGTTTAGCGGATGGCCCGGCATTAGCTACGGTACCTTTGGCGGACGTGTGGTAGCCATTGAAAACTTTATAAGCCCTAACGGCAAATACCGCATACTGGTAGCCCCGGATAAAGACGAACAGGAATGGCCAAAGCAACTGAGTATAGGTGCAGGTGCACAAACCGTAGCATTACTAAATACAGTACCGGTATGGTATGAAATATGGCGTACGCTAAATGGTTTCCCTCCTAATTATTACCAGCCAAAAGGCGCTGACGGCGCAAAAGATAAAGCTAAAGACAAAAAATAA